The genomic interval GTCACAAATTAGTCTTTCTAGGCACTTTGTATTGAAAGCAATAATGTGGGGCCAGATTTAAGTCTAACTGTGAAAGCGGAAGTTGCATTTAAGACAAAgctttctatacatatgtatgtatacagagaTCCCTATTTACTGTATTTAAAGTTATATTacataattcataaataaattgagaTCATTTCGTCATCGCCAGTCAAGAGGACATCgtcaacatatataatattatatatttgtttctTATCAAGTTATAAGTTGACAAATATGACAAAAGtagaggggggggggacaaaaAAAATTGCCCTGAGTGACTTCTatgttattaaacttgtacatatataaattttgaaatcctattcaaatagtagtgacatagtgggtaggatgatttttgctaatttgatgaggaaccgtttcaacactgaaatcagataaatcggcaaactctgattgaaaACGATTGACTAAGTCTAGCCAGCAGccctacagataatactcggaataagttattttcaatcgaggtcaacccacgggatcgaacctggcaacctctcggtggttagcattaacgcaaccaccaagctatgctgctggataatATTAgtgtaatattgaattttttttttcagatagtGATTTTGAAAAATGGTGCGATTGCTGCAGAAGGTACGTTCGAGTCCCTCCAAGCGTCTGGGCTCGATTTCGCTGAACTCCTCAAGTCAGATACTGAAGAAAATCAGTCTCCGACTAAAGAAGCGCAAGGCGATCATGAGAGCGACACTAGTAGCCGTGAATTTGTTCGACATTTGAGTATTCATTCTGTTAGTATTTCGCAATTATCATTTAATGTTGTTCGAACTGGGCTCCGATGttctaatattattttattgctagACAAATTCGGTCGAAGAAACTATAAATCCAGCCGATAATGATAACGAAGAAGAACAGCGTAGTAAAGGTGCTGTGGGTAGCAAAATTTACGGAGCATATGCTAGTGCTGCCGGGTCTTGTGCTCTTATATTCATACTGATGGTTTTAGCAATTGCGTCTCAACTGTTGGCTTCTGGTGCAGATTACTGGACGACTTATTGGTAACTAAACTACATACATGAATGTGTCAAGTATTATTCACATAATacctattattattaataacaatTTCTATCCGATTTTAGGGTAAATATGGAAGAAAATTTAATGGCCgtccaaattaataataatgcgACATCTAATAATACCCAATCTGTCTACGACGGCCTTGGTAACATTTTGATAAATACTGGAAGTTTTGTTTTAACTCGAGCCGATTTCATTTACATTTATACTGGTATGTTGTATGATAATGTTTCTTTTGTACATACACAATTTTAATGCGAATATATGAATTATGAATATGTTTCATTTCCAGGAATCGTCATATCTTTGATTATCATAACACTAGGTCGTTCATTTATGTTCTTCTGGCTAGCTATGCGCGCATCTATCAATTTACACAATAATATGTTCCATTCTATAACACGAGCGTCTATGAGGTTTTTCCACACCAATCCGTCCGGTCGGATTTTGAATCGCTTTTCAAAAGATATGGGTTCAATCGATGAAGTGCTTCCGAGTGCATGCATAGACGTTCTCCAGGTAaattattcttttttatttaattttgataatgtatatataattataatatgaacgaattattattttacagatTGGTTTATCTCTTATTGGTATCATTACTGTTGTGGCGATTGTGAATTATTGGCTGCTTATTCCAACATTGGGCGTTGGTTTTATATTCTATCTTCTCAGAATATACTATCTTTCCACGTCGAGAAGTGTGAAACGTCTCGAGGGAGTAAGTAAGTTCCTGCAGTgtcgaaaattttatatttaaattatgtaactAGCAATCGGGGTATTAATTggaatattacaaattttagcTAGGAGTCCGGTATTTTCCCATCTTAACGCTTCTCTTCAGGGGATGACAACGATTCGTGCATTCGGAGCGCAAGACGTGCTCTCGAAAGAATTTGACAATCATCAAGATTTACATAGCTCCGCATGGTATCTATTCATAGCCACTTCACGTGCCTTTGGATTTTGGTTGGATCTTGTCTGTGTGATCTACATTGGATTCGTCACTCTTAGTTTCCTTGTCATGGGCGATGGTAAGCTCAGCTGTACAATCaagctatatatatgtacatatgtagtactttACACTACTTTAATGGGtgatttaattttactaaatagaAAATCTTGGTGGAAACGTTGGATTGGCCATAACACAAGCAATGGGATTGACTGGAATGTTCCAATGGGGAATGCGGCAAAGTACAGAACTTGAAAATCAAATGACGAGTGTTGaaaggtatttttttatttattataaaagcaCTCGCTATCAATGTATGTACTGTTCAATATcttaaattttttcatattattttattcttttttcagAGTGATTGAATATAATGATATAGAAAAGGAAGCATCTTTGGAAAGTACAGGAAGTAAAAAACCTCGTCCAAGTTGGCCCGAAAAAGGTGCCCTTGAAATGCGCAATGTTTGGATGCGATATGCTCCTGATGGCAATCCAGCTCTTCGTAGTCTGTCATTCATTTTACATCCTAAAGATAAACTTGGCATTGTAGGTCGTACTGGAGCAGGCAAAACTTCAATCATTAGTGCCTTATTTAGGTACAAATTTCACAATTACACAACTGTGAAAATAAAGATCATTTTTAATTAGAATTTTGTGCTATTTTAGATTAGCGTATGTAGAAGGAACTATTGATATAGATGGAGTTGATACAGGTGAAATTGGCCTACACGATCTTCGCAGCAAGTTATCAATCATTCCGCAGGAGCCTGTTCTATTTTCTGGTACGATGAGAAAAAATTTGGATCCATTCGATGAATACAGTGATGAAATATTATGGGAAGCTTTAGAAGAAGTgagatattttaattgtatacaaattataaatgatttcgattaaaaaatgtttaattttaattttgttttgtgtagGTTGAACTAAAAGATGCTGTAACAGATCTTGCCGGtggattaaattcaaaaatgtctGAGGGTGGATCTAATTTCAGCGTTGGACAGCGTCAATTGGTTTGCTTGGCTCGTGCTTTAATCCGAAAAAATCGTGTTCTGGTTCTAGATGAAGCCACTGCTAATGTTGATCCacagtaaatattcaattatcctgtaaaaattgatatttatgtttttggatatttttttaatattatttggttTTTAGGACGGATGGTTTAATTCAAACGACTATTAGGAACAAGTTTGCAGATTGCACCGTTTTAACCATTGCTCATCGACTTCATACAGTAATGGATTCAGATAAAGTAAGTATTCTTCTAATTTGAATCTTCATTATACATTAGCgttacaataatttttaattattgatttttgttttaggtTTTAGTTATGGATGCTGGAACGGCTGTAGAGTTTGATCATCCACATATACTTCTTCAAAATGAAGATGGTGTTTTCAGAAGTATGGTCAACCAAACTGGAAAAACTATGAGCGAATCTCTTATTGAAATAGCAAAACaggtacatacatgcatatatttcaCTATGACttcttgaattatattttaaaatacacataattgtacatgttttaatttattttcagtgCTATGAAAACTTACATAGTAAGAATAATGCAAAAGCCATAACTTTGGAGAAGAAAGATACTTAAAGCATTTCATTCATAATTAATTGATCTGCGAATGCgtttataacataataaatgGTATGTTAAAGCTTTGTGATAATGAATAAACATGTATGCCAGTCGtcagtattttattgttttagtttAATTTGTTAGAAATATGGGTAGCCTTCAAgagtaactacatatatttttattactataaacttaaatttattgaatcgaTGTGTCGTTTTTATTATAGTTGTACAACATgatgttgaatatttttgtaacaTATTTCATCTATTTATTATGTTAGTATTGATTTTAAGATAATTGTGCTTATtccagattatttttaaatactgaaaTTTACCATTTAAACTTTACAGTTTCCATTAGGTCACATTTTCTACaatataatgttaatattaattatttaattatacatatgtgatgaATACAGTGCCTGTGTTGTTAACTTTTAAAGTATCaatgacattgcaaaaacaatttttaaaattaaaatttactttaacTCAGTACTTACTAtaaattttacttaattttttttaaattttgatgcaTCTTACTAAATGTTTGGTAAATTTTCtacaaaatacttaaaataaatatgtacttaattaatCTTTGTACTGGTGTCTATACGAGATATATACAGATTTgactgtatatttttttatggaagTATCTTCAAACAATATATGTTTTGATGTATCGATGTCTTTAAATACAAGTGCTTATTTTTATATGCcgcatttatttgaatactaattTTACTTGTGCTATTGTTTATCTGTGATTTCTGTCCATGTCAGATATACCATTGTAATCTGACACTCATTAaagtttaagatttttttatgtatataccttatatacatacatatgtatgtatgttaatacacATAGGtacttaaaatatattgtattttacgtttatatgtaatatttttgttataaaaatgatagatggaaatttattgtttaaatttaaaatatggatattataatacaaattgtatatgtatttaaatgaaaaattcaataaatgtcTTTTATCAAAAATGACTTTTAATTTTGTCACCTATTCTGTTTTGCTTGTGTATGCGTGTgtgtttaattataaaatatcatcaGAGAAGATAGATGTATTTATATGCaatggtggttgcgtttatgtttagcaccgagaggttaccgggttcgttCCCattctaatctttaatactgctggtcagacttggatatttgtgactgtaagtcgatcgtttcttatcagagtttgtcaatttatctgatttcattgttgaaacggttcctctatcaaattggcaaaaatcattctaaccgctgtcacaaatatctgaatttgatttatgtacaatctgtaaaaatgtatgtacaagtctaaatccatagatgtctatggattaattaattattaatttcgtgttcttcagcctcttgaaatacagtgatttatgtaataaaaatgctgcaattttataattgtctaggaaggcgcattgaggtcaacctgttaggtcttcctggtatatgtatatctatttaaaaattgattttgattttgatttttaaatgctttttatgattaattttatgcttaattgctattgatctactgatcgttttctgttttacaattttaatttaattttgttattaatcgtagtattatattattctcattttaaaaagagctcaaaaacatatttacaattcttataaatgctcataatacatctaatacataatattaactaaagactctaaagtcgatgatctaaagcagattgtgtttaggtaatctgtgtttatacc from Arctopsyche grandis isolate Sample6627 chromosome 9, ASM5162203v2, whole genome shotgun sequence carries:
- the LOC143917205 gene encoding putative multidrug resistance-associated protein lethal(2)03659; translated protein: MDDGKKKDGRLPHPRATCNPFSALTFAWTSPLFWTGYKRDLEINDLYQPLKEHTSSSLGDKFQVLWDDEAKKKSPSLLRVMVRCYGLECAMFGMILFAMECLLRVIQPIFLGRLIAYYMPNQTTITKDQAYIYAGAVVLCSALNVFITHPYMMGILHMGMKFRVACCSLIYRKSLKLSKTALGETTVGQVVNLLSNDVNRFDTAIIFLHYLWIGPLGTIIMTYMMWQEIGESALIGVAFMLMFIPLQAWLGNRTSILRLRTALRTDERVRLMNEIISGIQVIKMYTWEDPFAALVNMARKREIKEIRATSYIRGVLISFIMFVTRVSLFASILAYVLLGEYITAEKVFVITSYYNVLRQTMTVFFPQGIAQMAEASISIKRLQKFMLYEETVKPIPDSSGSSDKKDHTNGKPLTDMKFKDLVKDDFPDDDDLKGNGTYKNLDEEESKEALDDIKRKVRDVNQTRDGGVYLNKINAKWTVAQSENTLIDLTMKIKPGSLVAVIGPVGSGKSSVLNVILKELPLSSGSVEVNGSLAYASQEPWLFVGSIRQNILFGTPMVRTRYNLVIKKCALERDFSLFPRGDKTVVGERGISLSGGQRARINLARAVYRNADIYLLDDPLSAVDAHVGRQLFEDCISNYLRGKTRILITHQLQYLNEVDHIVILKNGAIAAEGTFESLQASGLDFAELLKSDTEENQSPTKEAQGDHESDTSSREFVRHLSIHSTNSVEETINPADNDNEEEQRSKGAVGSKIYGAYASAAGSCALIFILMVLAIASQLLASGADYWTTYWVNMEENLMAVQINNNATSNNTQSVYDGLGNILINTGSFVLTRADFIYIYTGIVISLIIITLGRSFMFFWLAMRASINLHNNMFHSITRASMRFFHTNPSGRILNRFSKDMGSIDEVLPSACIDVLQIGLSLIGIITVVAIVNYWLLIPTLGVGFIFYLLRIYYLSTSRSVKRLEGVTRSPVFSHLNASLQGMTTIRAFGAQDVLSKEFDNHQDLHSSAWYLFIATSRAFGFWLDLVCVIYIGFVTLSFLVMGDENLGGNVGLAITQAMGLTGMFQWGMRQSTELENQMTSVERVIEYNDIEKEASLESTGSKKPRPSWPEKGALEMRNVWMRYAPDGNPALRSLSFILHPKDKLGIVGRTGAGKTSIISALFRLAYVEGTIDIDGVDTGEIGLHDLRSKLSIIPQEPVLFSGTMRKNLDPFDEYSDEILWEALEEVELKDAVTDLAGGLNSKMSEGGSNFSVGQRQLVCLARALIRKNRVLVLDEATANVDPQTDGLIQTTIRNKFADCTVLTIAHRLHTVMDSDKVLVMDAGTAVEFDHPHILLQNEDGVFRSMVNQTGKTMSESLIEIAKQCYENLHSKNNAKAITLEKKDT